A window of the Scleropages formosus chromosome 21, fSclFor1.1, whole genome shotgun sequence genome harbors these coding sequences:
- the zgc:63587 gene encoding septin-2 — translation MSQPAEKGKFPEAAGYVGFANLPNQVHRKSVKKGFEFTLMVVGESGLGKSTLINSLFLTDLYPERYIPGAAEKIERTVQIEASTVEIEERGVKLRLTVVDTPGYGDAINSQDCFKTIIQYIDNQFERYLHDESGLNRRHIVDNRVHCCFYFISPFGHGLKPLDVEFMKAIHSKVNIVPVIAKADTLTLKERDRLKRRILDEIAEHGIRIYQLPDADSDEDEEFKEQTRVLKASIPFAVIGSNQLIEVKGKKIRGRLYPWGVVEVENPEHNDFLKLRTMLVTHMQDLQEVTQDLHYENFRSERLKRAGRAVEEDVVDKDQILMQKEAELRRMQEMIAQMQAQMRMKPGDD, via the exons ATGTCTCAGCCTGCAGAAAAAGGGAAG TTTCCTGAAGCCGCGGGATACGTGGGCTTTGCAAACCTGCCCAACCAAGTTCACCGGAAGTCAGTGAAAAAGGGCTTTGAATTCACACTGATGGTTGTAG GGGAGTCTGGTTTAGGCAAGTCCACCCTCATTAACAGCCTGTTCCTGACAGACCTTTACCCAGAGCGCTACATTCCTGGAGCTGCAG AGAAAATTGAGCGGACGGTACAGATCGAAGCATCCACAGTGGAAATTGAAGAGCGGGGTGTCAAGCTGCGCCTTACCGTGGTGGATACTCCTGGATATGGTGATGCCATCAACAGCCAGGACTG CTTTAAGACCATCATCCAGTACATTGACAATCAGTTTGAGCGCTACCTGCACGATGAGAGCGGCCTGAACCGGAGACACATCGTGGACAACCGAGTGCACTGCTGCTTCTACTTCATCTCACCCTTTGGACATGG GTTGAAACCCCTGGATGTAGAGTTCATGAAGGCCATCCACAGTAAAGTGAACATTGTCCCAGTCATCGCTAAGGCAGACACGTTGACGCTGAAGGAGCGTGATCGTCTCAAGAGGAGG ATCTTGGATGAAATAGCAGAGCATGGAATTCGCATCTACCAACTCCCAGATGCTGATTCAGATGAAGATGAGGAGTTCAAAGAGCAGACACGGGTGCTGAAG GCCAGCATCCCCTTTGCGGTGATCGGCTCCAACCAGCTGATTGAGGTGAAAGGGAAGAAGATCCGGGGCCGACTGTATCCCTGGGGTGTGGTAGAGGTGGAGAACCCCGAGCACAATGACTTCCTCAAGCTGCGCACTATGCTTGT CACCCACATGCAGGACCTGCAGGAGGTCACCCAGGACCTGCACTATGAGAACTTCCGCTCagagaggctgaagagagcagGCAG GGCTGTGGAGGAAGATGTGGTGGACAAAGATCAGATCCTCATGCAGAAGGAGGCTGAG CTGCGACGCATGCAAGAGATGATTGCGCAGATGCAGGCACAGATGAGGATGAAACCAGGAGATGACTGA
- the cldn5a gene encoding claudin 5a, producing the protein MLSAGLELLGLVLCILGSLLVMVACGLPMWKVTAFIESNIVVAQTIWDGLWMSCVVQSTGQMQCKIHDSMLALSHDLQTARALTVIAALLGVLGLLVTVAGAQCTNCIRADAVKARVVNAGGVIYIVSGLFVLVPLCWMANNIISDFYNPHVPTAQKREIGASLYIGWAAAALLFLGGALLCCSCPTAGSASYSVKYAPTKRASQNGDYDKRNYV; encoded by the coding sequence ATGCTGTCCGCGGGTCTCGAGCTCCTCGGACTGGTGCTCTGCATCCTGGGCTCGCTGCTCGTGATGGTCGCGTGCGGGCTGCCCATGTGGAAGGTGACGGCCTTCATCGAGAGCAACATCGTGGTGGCGCAGACCATCTGGGACGGCCTCTGGATGTCGTGCGTGGTGCAGAGCACGGGCCAGATGCAGTGCAAGATCCACGACTCGATGCTCGCGCTCAGCCACGACCTGCAGACGGCGCGCGCGCTCACCGTCATCGCGGCGCTGCTCGGCGTGCTCGGGCTCCTGGTGACGGTGGCGGGCGCGCAGTGCACAAACTGCATCCGCGCGGACGCCGTGAAGGCGCGCGTGGTGAACGCGGGCGGCGTCATCTACATCGTGAGCGGCCTCTTCGTGCTCGTGCCGCTGTGCTGGATGGCCAACAACATCATCTCGGACTTCTACAACCCGCACGTGCCCACGGCGCAGAAGCGCGAGATCGGCGCGTCGCTCTACATCGGCTGGGCGGCCGCGGCGCTGCTCTTCCTCGGCGGcgcgctgctctgctgctcgTGCCCGACGGCGGGCAGCGCGTCCTACTCGGTCAAGTACGCGCCGACCAAGAGAGCCTCGCAGAACGGGGACTACGACAAGAGGAACTACGTGTGA